The following proteins are co-located in the Abditibacteriaceae bacterium genome:
- a CDS encoding PAS domain S-box protein produces the protein MSNPFSKPGSESAEATEVPSQTTPSLALTEAHFRAMAQSSPDAIVLLSADGTILSANAAVVSILGVQPHELVGTNCFDAVHPDDIAKVQQGFAATLQKGKGRVASYRFRDSNAGWRWLESDAVNFLDDADVRAILVHSRDVTLQVEKELALKNAHTELHTVLDSVTDGFLILDPQWRVLLMNGRAESITGKTREEVLGRVLWDVFPDVVGTPFHRAHLRAFEEQVAVEVVDFYEPLQRWLEVTIYPSEHGVTAYTRDITDRKTVEIERAALITQIEAERTRLSTVLQHLPVAVVLAEAPGGKILMGNEQVAQVMRHPLLPSTNIADYSDWKGFHPDGRSYEPNEWPLARAVLTGEVVVNEEIEILRGDGTRGFISCSATPIFDDDKNIVAGLVTFHDISDRKETEQRLQEETESLETINQLGRMVSAELDVQTLVQAVTDAATELSGAQFGSFFYNVIDSKGEHYTLYTISGVPREAFSHFPMPRNTDVFAHTFNGTGILRSDDITQDTRYGKMGPHFGMPEGHLPVRSYLAAPVISRSGEVLGGLFFGHAKPGIFTERAERIVGGLAAQAAIAMDNARLFEAAGRERRAAEDALRVAEDASRTKDEFLAVVSHELRTPLNAILGWANLLNSGRLDEEGRVQALETIERNARSQAQLIEDLLDVSRIMTGNLRMELQPLAIVPIIEAAIDGVRPAAEAKQIRLRMLLDPWAGPVAGDATRLQQVVWNLLSNAVKFTPRGGSIDVSLERLDSHVQIEVTDSGEGIAPDFLPYIFDRFRQADSGTTRRHSGLGLGLSIVRQLVELHGGTVSVQSEGEGQGTTFSVQLPLPAIQVTPRAETTGAKESFAAPLDREDGAVAATDFSGVRILVVDDEPDSRAVLRAVLSTSKAQVRTASTAAHGLEILQDWCPQLLISDIGMPDEDGYSFIRKIRALESPCASVIAVALTAYARREDRTRALEAGFQYHLPKPVGPSELIDTITRALEKPGDAEKE, from the coding sequence ATGAGCAACCCTTTTTCGAAGCCCGGTTCAGAATCGGCGGAGGCGACAGAAGTCCCTTCACAGACCACGCCCTCGCTCGCTTTAACCGAAGCGCATTTCCGAGCGATGGCTCAGAGCAGTCCCGACGCGATTGTCCTGCTTTCTGCCGACGGCACCATTCTCAGCGCCAACGCCGCAGTCGTTTCGATTCTGGGAGTTCAGCCGCACGAGTTGGTTGGCACGAATTGCTTTGACGCCGTCCATCCCGACGACATCGCAAAAGTGCAGCAAGGTTTCGCCGCCACGCTACAGAAGGGGAAAGGCCGGGTTGCGTCTTATCGTTTCCGAGACTCGAACGCCGGCTGGCGCTGGCTCGAATCGGATGCGGTAAATTTTCTGGACGATGCCGACGTCCGTGCGATTCTGGTTCACAGCCGCGACGTTACCCTGCAAGTAGAGAAAGAACTCGCTTTAAAGAACGCACACACCGAGTTACACACGGTTCTCGACAGTGTGACCGATGGCTTTCTAATTCTCGATCCGCAGTGGCGCGTTCTGCTGATGAATGGCCGTGCGGAAAGCATTACCGGTAAAACGCGCGAGGAAGTCCTTGGCAGAGTGCTCTGGGATGTCTTTCCCGACGTGGTCGGAACTCCGTTTCACCGGGCACATCTGCGCGCATTCGAGGAACAGGTTGCCGTTGAGGTTGTAGATTTTTACGAGCCGCTCCAGCGCTGGCTTGAAGTTACGATTTACCCATCGGAGCACGGCGTTACGGCTTATACACGGGACATCACGGATCGGAAAACAGTAGAAATCGAGCGCGCCGCGTTAATCACGCAAATTGAAGCGGAGCGCACACGTTTGAGTACGGTTTTGCAACATCTTCCGGTCGCTGTTGTTCTGGCGGAAGCGCCCGGCGGCAAAATCCTGATGGGCAACGAGCAAGTTGCGCAGGTGATGCGCCATCCGTTGCTGCCTTCAACCAACATCGCTGATTACAGCGATTGGAAAGGGTTTCACCCTGATGGCCGCAGCTACGAGCCAAACGAGTGGCCTCTTGCGAGAGCTGTTCTTACAGGCGAAGTCGTCGTCAACGAAGAAATCGAAATCTTGCGCGGCGATGGAACACGCGGATTCATCAGTTGCAGCGCAACGCCGATTTTCGACGATGACAAGAATATCGTCGCTGGGCTGGTGACATTTCACGACATCTCCGACCGCAAAGAAACCGAGCAGCGCTTGCAAGAAGAAACCGAATCGCTCGAAACGATTAATCAGTTAGGCCGCATGGTATCGGCGGAACTGGATGTCCAAACTCTGGTGCAAGCTGTTACCGACGCGGCCACCGAACTTTCGGGCGCGCAGTTCGGCTCGTTCTTCTATAACGTCATCGACAGCAAGGGCGAGCATTACACGCTCTACACCATTTCCGGCGTGCCACGCGAAGCCTTTTCCCATTTCCCGATGCCGCGCAACACCGATGTTTTCGCTCATACATTTAACGGTACGGGAATTCTGCGCTCGGACGACATCACGCAGGACACCCGCTATGGCAAGATGGGGCCACACTTTGGAATGCCCGAAGGTCATTTGCCGGTGCGCAGTTATCTCGCGGCGCCGGTTATCTCGCGGTCGGGCGAAGTTTTAGGCGGTTTGTTTTTTGGACACGCCAAACCGGGGATTTTCACCGAACGCGCCGAGCGCATTGTCGGCGGTTTAGCGGCGCAGGCCGCAATTGCGATGGACAACGCGCGGCTCTTTGAAGCTGCCGGTCGCGAACGACGCGCTGCGGAAGACGCGCTTCGTGTGGCCGAAGACGCCAGCCGCACCAAAGACGAATTTCTCGCCGTTGTTTCTCATGAGTTGCGCACACCGCTCAATGCGATCCTGGGCTGGGCCAACTTGCTCAATTCGGGTCGTCTCGATGAAGAAGGCCGTGTGCAGGCGCTGGAAACGATTGAGCGCAATGCGCGTTCGCAAGCGCAGCTCATCGAAGATTTGCTCGATGTTTCGCGTATCATGACCGGCAATTTGCGCATGGAATTGCAGCCGTTGGCCATCGTTCCGATTATCGAAGCCGCCATCGATGGCGTGCGTCCGGCGGCGGAAGCCAAACAAATTCGCTTGCGTATGCTGCTCGATCCGTGGGCCGGGCCGGTCGCAGGCGACGCCACACGACTGCAGCAAGTCGTGTGGAACCTGTTATCGAACGCGGTTAAGTTCACGCCGCGTGGCGGCTCCATCGACGTCAGCCTGGAGCGCCTCGATTCGCACGTTCAAATCGAGGTAACCGACAGCGGCGAAGGCATCGCACCCGATTTTCTTCCCTACATCTTCGACCGATTCCGCCAGGCCGACAGCGGCACCACGCGCCGCCACAGTGGTTTGGGCCTGGGCCTTTCGATTGTGCGCCAGCTGGTCGAACTGCATGGCGGAACCGTCAGCGTACAGAGTGAAGGCGAAGGACAGGGCACCACATTTTCGGTGCAATTGCCCTTACCGGCGATCCAAGTCACGCCCCGAGCCGAAACGACGGGGGCAAAGGAATCATTCGCCGCGCCTCTCGACCGCGAAGATGGTGCTGTTGCCGCCACCGATTTCTCTGGCGTGCGCATTTTGGTCGTCGATGACGAACCCGATTCGCGCGCAGTGTTGCGCGCTGTGCTCTCGACCTCAAAAGCTCAGGTGCGAACAGCGTCCACCGCCGCGCACGGTTTGGAAATCCTTCAAGACTGGTGTCCGCAACTGCTCATTTCCGACATCGGAATGCCCGACGAAGATGGCTATTCGTTCATCCGCAAAATTCGCGCTCTTGAAAGCCCATGCGCCTCAGTCATTGCCGTTGCGCTCACTGCCTACGCGCGCCGCGAAGACCGCACGCGCGCGCTCGAAGCCGGTTTCCAATACCATTTGCCCAAACCCGTCGGCCCCAGCGAACTGATTGACACCATCACGCGCGCGCTGGAAAAGCCAGGCGATGCAGAAAAGGAGTAG
- a CDS encoding type I phosphomannose isomerase catalytic subunit has translation MYPIKFKPYYKTYPYGGRRFVEVLQKEGIPRDIDVAETWEIADHGEEQSTVVNGPDAGKTLRELMQQYGAQLVGEEVFARYGDYFPLLVKFLDCDKRLPAHMHPNDADAERLGLPDKGKAEAWYIVRADAGAAAYCGTLPNMDAQKFAAAIESGDTYDGVMKKTPTTTGETYYVPSGRLHGLDGGNLAFEIQQNSDSGFGWDWAGFVEAGVITPEDAKRHPALAAECALYEDGEQEQTKYVTIEEDGAERTFCAACQYFVLERWRISSEFQFSDEASRFNTWTLLEGAVTFSGGGEEVFAQKGESLLVPAGVETTIVPNTLDNGGMVEMLRCYVPNLERDVIAPLRARGVDKKDIAWLGSYGKGNDLMPLLQMPHDALNS, from the coding sequence ATGTATCCCATTAAATTCAAGCCGTATTACAAAACCTATCCTTATGGCGGACGCCGCTTTGTCGAGGTGCTGCAAAAAGAAGGCATTCCACGCGACATCGACGTTGCCGAAACGTGGGAAATCGCCGATCACGGCGAGGAGCAAAGTACCGTCGTTAACGGGCCAGACGCCGGCAAAACCTTGCGCGAATTAATGCAGCAATACGGCGCGCAATTGGTCGGCGAAGAAGTCTTTGCGCGCTACGGCGATTACTTTCCGCTCCTCGTGAAGTTCCTCGATTGTGATAAGCGCTTGCCCGCGCACATGCACCCGAACGACGCAGATGCCGAGCGTCTGGGGTTGCCCGACAAAGGAAAAGCCGAAGCGTGGTACATCGTGCGCGCTGATGCAGGCGCCGCGGCTTATTGCGGCACCTTGCCCAACATGGACGCGCAGAAATTCGCTGCCGCCATCGAAAGTGGCGACACCTACGATGGCGTGATGAAGAAAACGCCAACCACGACCGGCGAAACCTATTATGTTCCTTCGGGCCGCTTACATGGACTCGATGGCGGCAACCTCGCGTTTGAAATTCAGCAGAACTCCGATTCGGGTTTCGGCTGGGACTGGGCCGGTTTCGTCGAAGCCGGCGTAATTACCCCCGAAGATGCCAAACGCCATCCAGCCCTTGCCGCCGAATGCGCGCTTTATGAAGACGGCGAGCAAGAGCAGACGAAGTACGTCACGATTGAAGAAGACGGCGCCGAGCGCACGTTTTGCGCGGCGTGCCAGTATTTCGTTCTTGAGCGCTGGCGCATTTCTTCTGAATTTCAATTCTCCGACGAGGCTTCTCGTTTCAATACCTGGACGCTTTTGGAAGGTGCAGTAACATTTTCGGGCGGTGGCGAAGAAGTGTTCGCGCAAAAAGGCGAGTCGCTTCTCGTTCCGGCAGGCGTCGAAACCACGATTGTCCCGAACACACTGGATAACGGCGGCATGGTCGAAATGCTGCGCTGCTATGTGCCGAATTTGGAACGCGATGTTATCGCGCCGTTGCGCGCACGCGGCGTAGACAAGAAAGACATCGCATGGTTGGGAAGCTACGGCAAAGGCAACGACCTGATGCCGCTGCTGCAAATGCCACACGACGCATTGAATTCGTAA
- a CDS encoding glucose-6-phosphate isomerase, which produces MNDLWERYARYLNWNAKMEFSLDISRMNFPDEYLGNLESRLQKSYSAMAELEQGAIANPDENRKVGHYWLRAPHLAPDGLGDEIEDVLNDIKNFVSQVHSGDISPERGGNFQNILIIGIGGSALGPQFVANALSNENDVMTPYFFDNTDPDGMARTLQRIGDLSKTLTIVISKSGGTPETRNGMLEAQSAYHEAGLHFGRHAVAVTGVGSKLDEVAENERWLARFPMWDWVGGRTSELSAVGLLPAALQGFDIDAMLRGAREMDDCTRTRTTLENPSALLAAMWYFATDGKGAKDMVILPYKDRLELFARYLQQLVMESLGKEKDLDGVVVHQGIAVYGNKGSTDQHAYVQQLREGVPNFFATFIEVLQDSGSGLNVDGGATSGDFLSGFLHGSRAALYENGRGSITITVQRVDAQTVGRLIALYERAVGLYGFLVNVNAYHQPGVEAGKKAAQTILDLQKRVLEVMRSQPGAALSADEIAGHMGAPNEAENVFHIARHLAANGRLAQSGPASPRETMFSSK; this is translated from the coding sequence ATGAATGATCTGTGGGAGCGCTATGCGCGCTATTTGAATTGGAATGCAAAAATGGAATTCAGCCTCGATATTTCGCGGATGAATTTTCCTGACGAATATCTGGGCAATCTCGAATCCCGTTTGCAAAAATCCTACTCCGCGATGGCCGAACTGGAACAGGGTGCCATTGCCAACCCCGACGAAAATCGTAAAGTTGGCCATTACTGGCTGCGTGCGCCTCATCTCGCGCCCGATGGCTTAGGCGACGAAATCGAAGACGTGCTCAACGATATTAAAAACTTTGTCTCGCAAGTTCACAGCGGCGATATTTCCCCCGAACGCGGCGGCAATTTTCAAAACATCTTAATTATCGGCATCGGCGGCTCGGCGCTCGGCCCGCAGTTCGTGGCCAACGCGCTTTCCAATGAAAACGATGTGATGACGCCGTATTTCTTCGACAACACCGACCCCGACGGCATGGCGCGCACTCTCCAGCGCATCGGCGATTTGTCGAAGACGCTGACGATTGTCATCTCGAAAAGCGGTGGCACGCCCGAAACACGCAACGGAATGCTCGAAGCGCAAAGCGCTTATCACGAAGCGGGTCTGCACTTTGGTCGCCATGCGGTGGCTGTAACCGGTGTTGGCAGCAAGCTCGATGAAGTTGCGGAAAACGAGCGCTGGCTCGCGCGCTTCCCGATGTGGGATTGGGTCGGTGGCCGCACAAGTGAACTTTCCGCCGTCGGCTTGTTGCCCGCTGCCTTGCAGGGCTTCGACATCGACGCGATGCTGCGCGGCGCACGTGAAATGGACGATTGCACACGCACGCGCACCACGCTCGAAAATCCCTCGGCTTTGCTGGCGGCGATGTGGTATTTCGCAACCGACGGCAAGGGCGCGAAAGACATGGTCATTCTGCCTTATAAAGACAGGCTGGAATTGTTCGCGCGTTACTTGCAGCAGCTTGTAATGGAAAGTCTGGGCAAAGAAAAAGACCTCGACGGGGTCGTGGTGCATCAGGGAATCGCGGTCTACGGCAACAAAGGCTCGACCGATCAGCACGCGTATGTCCAGCAGTTGCGCGAAGGCGTGCCCAACTTTTTTGCGACCTTTATTGAAGTATTGCAAGACAGCGGTTCAGGCTTGAATGTGGATGGTGGCGCGACTTCGGGCGATTTCCTTTCGGGATTTTTGCACGGTTCGCGCGCGGCGCTTTACGAAAACGGACGCGGCAGCATCACGATTACGGTTCAGCGCGTCGATGCCCAAACTGTCGGTCGCCTCATTGCGCTGTACGAACGCGCGGTTGGGCTGTATGGCTTTTTGGTCAACGTAAACGCCTATCATCAGCCGGGCGTTGAGGCCGGAAAGAAAGCGGCGCAAACCATTCTCGATTTGCAAAAGCGCGTCTTGGAAGTCATGCGTTCGCAGCCCGGCGCGGCGCTTTCCGCTGACGAAATCGCCGGGCATATGGGCGCGCCGAACGAAGCTGAAAACGTGTTCCATATCGCGCGCCATCTTGCGGCCAATGGACGTTTGGCGCAAAGCGGCCCTGCATCGCCGCGCGAAACGATGTTTTCCAGCAAATGA
- a CDS encoding serine/threonine-protein kinase, whose translation MNIPNNEPNPNLLALRPDTSLYNGAYSVDSALGQGGFGITYRGEDTALRRTVAIKEFFPAGSTRRDRNVVPPASISAADFEAARETFLEEARLVARFQHPNIVDVYSVFSENNTVYMVMEYLAGDDLEKIVRLRGPLDEGQALALIQPVVSAVETLHGAGLLHQDIKPDNLILNSDGRVVLIDFGLTQKLDTTQGLGTVVFSGNTRAGTPGYAPLEQYGRQARVGTYTDVYALAATTYYLLTGQTPPEATDRASGEQLTDVRALNSGVSKTVGEAVMRGLAMQVEARPQTAADFLSLLQREEPAFQPSAPRPAPAPPPRPQTQVQEHEVEPMPRWDFETIFGAPPGGNQPQRRAPQPPPQDPFFDPFARQRPQPRIVTSGCGGCNGCGCITTILLFIFLNLIGALFGGVRIIGF comes from the coding sequence ATGAATATTCCTAATAACGAACCCAACCCGAATTTGCTGGCTTTGCGCCCCGACACCTCACTTTATAACGGCGCTTACTCTGTCGATTCAGCGCTCGGGCAGGGCGGCTTTGGCATCACCTATCGAGGCGAAGACACCGCGTTGCGCCGCACCGTCGCCATTAAAGAGTTTTTTCCCGCCGGCAGCACGCGCCGCGACCGTAATGTCGTGCCGCCCGCGTCCATCAGCGCCGCCGATTTTGAAGCCGCGCGAGAAACCTTTCTGGAAGAGGCGCGCCTCGTCGCGCGCTTTCAGCATCCGAACATCGTCGATGTCTATTCGGTGTTTTCCGAAAATAACACCGTATACATGGTGATGGAATATCTCGCGGGCGACGACCTGGAAAAGATTGTCCGCCTGCGCGGGCCGCTTGACGAAGGCCAAGCGCTCGCTCTCATCCAGCCCGTCGTGAGTGCGGTGGAAACGCTGCATGGCGCGGGCTTGCTTCATCAAGACATCAAGCCCGACAACCTGATTTTGAATAGCGATGGCCGCGTTGTACTCATCGATTTCGGCCTCACGCAAAAGCTCGATACGACGCAAGGTTTGGGAACGGTTGTTTTTTCCGGCAACACGCGCGCGGGCACGCCCGGCTACGCACCGTTGGAACAATATGGAAGGCAGGCGCGCGTCGGCACTTATACCGATGTTTACGCGCTCGCCGCAACAACCTATTATTTGCTGACAGGTCAAACGCCGCCCGAAGCCACCGACCGCGCATCAGGAGAACAACTTACCGATGTGCGCGCCCTCAATTCCGGCGTCAGCAAAACGGTTGGCGAAGCCGTAATGCGCGGCTTGGCGATGCAAGTGGAAGCGCGGCCCCAAACCGCTGCCGACTTCCTTTCTTTATTACAGCGCGAAGAACCCGCGTTTCAGCCAAGTGCGCCGCGTCCGGCTCCCGCACCTCCGCCACGACCACAAACACAGGTTCAAGAGCATGAAGTCGAGCCAATGCCGCGCTGGGATTTTGAAACGATTTTCGGTGCTCCTCCAGGCGGGAATCAGCCACAACGCCGCGCGCCACAACCGCCGCCGCAAGACCCGTTCTTCGATCCGTTCGCGCGCCAGCGCCCACAACCACGCATCGTAACAAGCGGGTGCGGCGGCTGTAACGGCTGCGGCTGCATCACAACGATATTGTTGTTTATATTTCTTAACTTGATTGGCGCATTGTTTGGTGGCGTTCGGATTATCGGCTTTTGA
- the rpsL gene encoding 30S ribosomal protein S12: protein MPTISQLVRKGRKPAPKKKGTTAFKEAYNTVKGESTTGTTAPLMRGVCLQVKTDKPKKPNSALRAKARIRLSNRKEITAYIPGEKHNLQEHSVVLVRGGRVKDMPGIKYKIVRGALDCAGVSNRKRSRSKYGTKKPKAAAK, encoded by the coding sequence ATGCCGACAATTTCGCAGTTGGTTCGCAAAGGCCGCAAGCCTGCGCCGAAGAAAAAAGGCACAACCGCCTTCAAAGAAGCCTATAACACCGTCAAAGGCGAAAGCACGACGGGCACAACCGCTCCGCTGATGCGTGGCGTTTGCTTACAGGTCAAAACAGACAAGCCGAAGAAGCCGAACTCGGCGTTGCGCGCCAAAGCGCGTATCCGCTTGAGCAACCGTAAGGAAATCACGGCTTACATTCCGGGCGAAAAGCACAACCTGCAAGAGCACTCCGTTGTTTTGGTGCGCGGCGGTCGTGTGAAAGATATGCCTGGTATCAAGTACAAGATCGTGCGTGGCGCGCTCGACTGCGCTGGTGTTAGCAACCGCAAGCGTAGCCGCTCGAAGTACGGCACCAAGAAACCGAAAGCAGCCGCGAAATAA
- the rpsG gene encoding 30S ribosomal protein S7, with the protein MSRKGPQRKQLPVGDPVYDSSIVQRFINQMMQDGKKSKSEMIFYTAMTLIEDKSGRNPLEIFSLAIKNIAPAVEVRSRRVGGQSYQVPSEVRPERKAALAVRWTLQNTRKRSEKTMAEKLANELLDAARGSGGSVKKKEDTHRMAESNKMFAHYRW; encoded by the coding sequence ATGAGCCGCAAAGGGCCCCAAAGAAAGCAACTGCCAGTTGGCGATCCGGTTTACGATTCGTCGATTGTGCAGCGTTTCATCAACCAGATGATGCAGGACGGCAAGAAGAGCAAGAGCGAGATGATTTTCTACACCGCTATGACTCTTATCGAAGATAAAAGCGGTCGCAATCCGCTCGAAATCTTCTCGCTCGCGATCAAGAACATCGCGCCTGCGGTCGAAGTTCGTTCGCGTCGCGTCGGCGGCCAGAGCTACCAAGTTCCAAGCGAAGTTCGTCCCGAGCGCAAAGCCGCTTTGGCCGTTCGCTGGACCTTGCAGAACACCCGCAAGCGTAGCGAAAAGACGATGGCGGAAAAGCTCGCCAACGAGTTGCTCGACGCTGCACGCGGTTCGGGCGGTTCGGTCAAGAAAAAAGAAGACACCCACCGCATGGCGGAATCGAACAAAATGTTCGCGCATTATCGCTGGTAA
- the fusA gene encoding elongation factor G has product MAVATQNNLALTRNIGIAAHIDAGKTTTTERILFYAKKIHKIGEVHEGAAVMDHMAQEQERGITITSAATTCEWGLNPAPEGGRIPTHRINIIDTPGHVDFTVEVERSLRVLDGVVAVFCAVGGVQPQSETVWRQANRYGVPRIAYVNKMDRDGANFFEVFEQVKERLGAKGVALQIPIGAETEFKGVVDLIEMKAVYYAENKELGSTYEMQEIPADLQDKAEEFRATLLEAVAETDDALMEKFFSGEELTVDEIHEGIRKATVRNDMVPVICGSSYKNKGVQPMLDAVVRYLPSPLDVPDIVGVDPNTDKPITRHPDANEPFAALAFKIVSDKFGTLTYFRVYSGTLEKGSYVFNPVKNKRERVSRILLMHANKREDVDSISAGDIAAAVGLESTTTGDTMCDEKNPIMLETIKFAEPVIFQAIEPKAKADDDKLTNALVKLAGEDPTFRVRSDKETGQTLIGGMGELHLEIMVDRMKREFGVEANIGKPQVAYRETITQRADNVEYKHVKQTGGSGQYAHIVFNIMPLEKSEDEKDKDKIFEFESKVVGGVVPREYWKAVEDGARAAMQRGVVAGYPLVNVRVELVHGSYHDVDSNAMTFEIAGNQGLTAAAKRAKPVIMEPIMSMEVVTPDSNMGDIIGDLSSRRGRIAEMKPDKGGTTIVRAEVPLAETFGYATTMRSLSQGRATFTMEPSHYEPVPAFVLDEILKNAGQK; this is encoded by the coding sequence ATGGCAGTCGCAACACAAAACAACCTGGCGCTTACCCGCAACATCGGCATTGCCGCGCACATCGACGCCGGCAAAACGACGACGACCGAGCGCATTCTTTTTTACGCCAAGAAAATCCACAAAATCGGCGAAGTTCATGAAGGCGCCGCCGTCATGGACCACATGGCACAGGAACAGGAACGCGGCATCACGATTACGTCGGCTGCGACCACCTGCGAATGGGGCCTCAACCCTGCACCGGAAGGCGGACGCATTCCGACGCACCGCATCAACATCATCGACACGCCCGGCCACGTTGACTTCACCGTTGAAGTTGAGCGTTCGCTGCGCGTTCTCGACGGCGTGGTTGCTGTGTTCTGTGCTGTTGGCGGCGTTCAGCCGCAGTCCGAAACGGTTTGGCGTCAGGCCAACCGCTACGGCGTTCCGCGTATCGCCTACGTCAACAAGATGGATCGAGACGGCGCGAACTTCTTTGAAGTGTTCGAACAGGTCAAAGAGCGTTTGGGCGCGAAAGGCGTTGCTCTGCAAATCCCGATTGGCGCCGAAACCGAGTTCAAGGGTGTCGTTGACCTCATCGAAATGAAAGCGGTCTATTACGCCGAGAACAAGGAATTGGGCTCGACCTACGAGATGCAGGAAATCCCCGCAGACTTGCAGGACAAAGCCGAAGAATTCCGCGCTACGCTTTTGGAAGCCGTCGCCGAAACCGACGACGCCCTGATGGAAAAATTCTTCAGCGGTGAAGAACTCACCGTCGATGAAATTCACGAAGGCATTCGCAAAGCGACGGTTCGCAACGACATGGTGCCGGTTATCTGCGGCTCGTCTTACAAGAACAAAGGCGTGCAGCCGATGCTCGACGCGGTTGTTCGTTACCTGCCGTCGCCGCTCGACGTGCCGGACATTGTTGGCGTTGACCCCAACACCGACAAGCCGATTACGCGTCACCCCGATGCGAACGAACCGTTTGCAGCGTTGGCGTTCAAAATCGTATCGGACAAATTCGGCACGCTGACGTACTTCCGCGTTTATTCGGGCACGTTGGAGAAGGGTTCGTATGTCTTTAACCCCGTCAAGAACAAGCGTGAGCGCGTTTCGCGCATCTTGTTGATGCACGCAAACAAGCGCGAAGACGTGGACAGCATTTCGGCAGGCGACATCGCCGCTGCTGTCGGTCTCGAATCGACGACAACCGGCGACACCATGTGCGACGAAAAGAACCCGATCATGCTCGAAACGATTAAATTCGCCGAGCCGGTTATTTTCCAGGCCATCGAACCGAAAGCGAAAGCTGACGACGACAAGTTGACCAACGCGCTCGTTAAGCTGGCAGGCGAAGACCCGACTTTCCGCGTCCGTAGCGACAAGGAAACCGGCCAGACGCTTATCGGCGGTATGGGCGAATTGCACCTTGAAATCATGGTCGACCGCATGAAGCGCGAGTTCGGCGTGGAAGCAAACATCGGCAAGCCGCAGGTTGCGTATCGCGAAACGATTACGCAGCGCGCCGACAACGTCGAATATAAGCACGTGAAACAGACCGGTGGTTCAGGTCAGTACGCGCACATTGTCTTCAACATCATGCCGCTTGAAAAGAGCGAAGATGAGAAAGACAAGGACAAAATCTTCGAATTCGAATCCAAGGTCGTTGGCGGCGTTGTTCCGCGCGAATACTGGAAAGCGGTCGAAGACGGCGCTCGTGCTGCAATGCAGCGCGGTGTTGTTGCCGGCTACCCGCTGGTAAACGTGCGCGTCGAGTTGGTTCACGGTTCCTACCATGACGTTGACTCGAACGCGATGACCTTTGAAATCGCCGGTAACCAGGGCCTGACCGCCGCCGCCAAGCGCGCCAAGCCGGTTATCATGGAACCGATTATGTCGATGGAAGTTGTCACCCCTGACAGCAACATGGGCGACATCATCGGCGACCTGTCTTCACGCCGTGGCCGTATCGCGGAAATGAAGCCGGACAAGGGCGGCACGACGATTGTGCGCGCAGAAGTGCCGTTGGCTGAAACCTTTGGTTACGCCACGACGATGCGTTCGCTGTCGCAGGGTCGCGCAACCTTCACCATGGAACCGAGCCACTACGAACCGGTTCCGGCTTTCGTCCTCGACGAAATCCTCAAGAACGCTGGCCAGAAGTAA